TCCTGATCGACGGCAAGGCAGTGGGTGCGATCAACCGGGTCCCGGCCGCGGGCGAGGCGCGCAGCAACATGCATGTCGGGGGGCAGGCGGTGAAGTCGACACTGACCAAGCGTGAAGTGGAAATCTGCGAAATCATCGGGCCGGAATTGAAGAAGCGTGGCCTGATCTTCGTCGGTATTGATGTGATTGGCGACTACCTCACCGAAATCAACGTGACCTCACCCACCGGCCTGCAGCAGATAAACCGCTTCGATGGCGTCTGCCTCGAAGACCAGATCTGGGACGCGATCGAAGCCAGGCTCTGACCGCGTCCCTTTTTCTGACTAGGCGAACTCGAAATTCGACGTGGTGAGATCGGTGGTCGTGGTGGCGAAGCGCGTCAGTGCCACCGCGCCTTCCGACCCGCTGCCATCGGCATCCCACCAGACCGCGCCGGTCGAGACCAGGAAATAGCCATGGCCGGCATCGGGCGGTGTCGGCAGGGTCTTGCTCGCCGAGAACAGCAGGTAATCCTCGATCGCGGCATCGTCGGCAATGCCAAAGGCCGCCCGGTCGAAGGCAATGCTGTCTTCGGCGACGTTGAAGTCCTTGATCGTGTCGATACCGGCTTCAAGGCCGAAGGAGAAGGTGTCGGCGCCGGCACCGCCCGTCAGCGTGTCATTGCCGACACCGCCGATGAGGACGTCGTCACCGGCATCGCCGAAGATCCGGTCCTCGCCCTCGACTCCCCACAGAACGTCGCCGTCATTGCCGCCATAGAGTGAGTCATTGCCGGTTTCGCCAGTCATCTGATCGGCGCCATCGCCGCCAGTCAGACTGTCGTTGCCGTCCCCGCCAAGAAGGACATCACTGCCGGTCCCGCCATCGAGCGAATCGTTCCCTCCATCGCCCTGCAGCGTGTCATCACCGGCATCGCCAAACAGCTTGTCGATGCCGTCGGCGCCCCACAGGTAGTCGCTGCCGTCGCCACCCGAGAGCGTGTCATTGCCGGCATCGCCAATGAGTTGGTCGTTGCCGATACCGCCATTGAGCGTGTCCGTGCCTTCCCCACCCCAGGCCGTGTCGTCACCGTCGCCGCCATTGAGGGTGTCATTGCCGATTTCGCCGCTGAGGCTGTCATTGCCGGCCCCGCCATTGAGCGTATCGATGCCGTCGCCGCCCATCAGGAAATCGTTGTCGGCATCGCCGTTCAGCGTGTCGTTGCCGGCATCACCCCAGATGACATCTGAGCCGAGGCCACCGGCGATCACGTCATTGCCGTTGCCGCCCAGCAACTGATCGTCGCCGACATCGCCCGACAGGGTGTCTTCGCCGTCTTCGCCGAACAGAATGTCATTGCCGTCGCCGCCCGCGAGCGTATCGTTGCCGAATTCGCCATTGAGTTGGTCATTGCCGGCCTCGCCATAGACCTTGTCGTCGCCGAAACCACCCCACAGGCGGTCGTCGCCGTTATTGCCGTAGAGCTTGTCATTGCCGTCGTCGCCGATGACCTGATCATTGCCTTCGCCACCGGAGACCGTATCGTTGCCGGCGCCGCCTCGAACGTCGTCGTCACCATTGCCGCCATTGACGAAGTCGTCGCCCTCATCGGCGGCGATATAGTCGTTGCCATCGTCGCCGCGCAAGGTGTCGATCCCGGCGCCGCCCCAGATGAAGTCGTTGCCGCTACCGCCGGAAACGTAGTCGTTTCCATTTTCGCCATAAAGCTGGTCGTCGCCGGCATCGCCGCGCAGGGAATCGTTCTCCTCGCCGCCCCACAGCCCGTCATTGCCATTGCCGCCATAGAGCTGGTCCAGGCCGATATCGCCGATCAGAAAATCATGGCCGTTGCCGCCATTGAGAATGTCGTTGCCGGCAAATCCGAACAGCGAATCATTGTCGTCAGCCGGTCCCTGATCACCGGGCAGATTGGAGATCGCCCAGCCGCTGATCGTGTCGGCAAGCTCGGTGCCGAGTATTTCTTCCGACGCATTCGTCCCGTTGATGATAGCCACGATTGCCTACTCCCCATGACGTTGCAGAGGAGAAAAGCATAGTAAAAAGGCCCCGTTTTGCGGCACGAATTAAGTCATCATTGATTTCGCTTGGGAATGCCGGAAAACATTTAGATCATGGTGATAGGTCGGCAGAATATCGTCAAAATCAGGCGACAACTGAGCTCTTGAATCCTATTGGCTGACGGGCAGCGACGGCGTCGCTTGTCGCCGGCGCGCGCGGGCGAGCGTTGTTTCGCGGTGAATGATGTAGATGCCGCTTGCCACCACAACCAGGCCGCCGATGATCAAATACCTGTCCGGTAATTCATCGAACAGCATGGACCCGAGCAGGAAGCCATAGACCAGGGCCATGTAGTCGAACGGCGCCACGACGGAGACCGAGGCGCGGCGGAAGGCGGTGGTGAGAGCAATCTGGGCGATTCCGCCCATGATGCCGATGGCCACCAGCAGGCCGATTTCGGGCCCGAATTGCGGCCAGTGCCAGCGGAGCGCGGGATCAACGGCACCCAGCGGCAAGGTGAACAGCGACGCGACGGTCGCGAACAGCGTGAAATAGAAGACAATCGTGGTCGGTGGTTCGGTATCGGCGAGGCGGCGGATCGAGATCATCGCGAGCGCATAGAACACGGATGCCAGCAGCGGCACGAGGGCCGCGGGGTCGAACACGCCGGAGCCGGGACGCGTCATGATGAGCACCCCGACAAACCCCACAATGACCGCGCTCCAGCGGCGCCAGCCGACCTTCTCGCCAAGCAAGGGGACCGAGAGCACCGTCAGGAAGATCGGGCCGGAAAGGCCAAGGGCGATCGCCTCGGACAGCGGCAGCAGCTTGTAGGACCAGAAGAAGAAATACATCGCCGACACGCCGAAGAGGCTGCGCCAGACATGCCCCCAGGGCCGCGCGGTGCGGAACTGCAGGCGCCGCTCCACCAACAGCATGTAGCTGAGCAGCGGCAGGAATGCGAACAGGTTGCGCACGAAGACCAGTTCGCCGGTCGGGTAATGGTAGGTTTCCGACACATGCTTGATGATGCTGTCCATCGATGTGAAGAGAAAGACAGCAAGGTTCATCAGCAGGATCGCCTGGACGGGGCGGTCGCCAGACGCAAGGTTCCGGGCGGGTTTGGGCAAGGCGGGCATAGGGGGAATTCTGACCTGGATACGCGGCGGGAAGGGAACAAGCACCATAACGTGCTGCTGACTGTGGCGGAAGGCGGCGTATCGCGCTATTTATGGCGGCTGGGGTAGCTGCGACGGGTAACAACGTGCCGAACCCGCTTTTCGCCAAGACGTTCGCACTTGCGCTGGCCATCGGCCTGTCGTTGCTGGGACATCTGTCACCGGCGCGGGCCGAACCGCGCGTGGCCCTGGTGATCGGCAACGCCGAATATGGCAGCGAGATGGGGCGTTTGCCCAACCCCGCACGCGACGCCGCCTTGATGGAAAAATCCCTGAGCGCCGCCGGGTTCGAGGTGATCGCCATCACCGATGCCGACCAGAAGGCCATGAAACGGGCGATCAGCGACTTCGGCAAACGCCTGACCGCAGCCGGCCCAGACGCCACCGCCCTGTTCTACTACTCAGGCCATGGCCTGCAGGTGGCGGGCGAGAACTACCTCAGTCCGGTCCAGGCCCATATCACGGCCGAAGCCGATGTCGATCTTGAGGCGATCTCCGCCGACACGATCCTAAAACAGATGCAGTTCGCATCGGCGCGCGTGAACATCATCATCCTTGATGCCTGCCGCAACAATCCTCTGCCGCGTGGATTTCGGTCGGCGCAGATGGGACTTGCCCGCATGGAGGCGCCGCGTGGCTCCTTCGTCGCATATTCGACAGCGCCGGGTGAAGTGGCGACCGATGGCAGTGGGCAGAACTCGCCCTATACAGCAGCCCTGGCTGCCGCGATCACCACGCCCGGCCTCTCCATCGAGGAGGCCTTTCGCACGGTGCGCGGGAGTGTCCTCACCGAAACCGGCAACACGCAG
This Rhodospirillaceae bacterium DNA region includes the following protein-coding sequences:
- a CDS encoding calcium-binding protein, with the protein product MAIINGTNASEEILGTELADTISGWAISNLPGDQGPADDNDSLFGFAGNDILNGGNGHDFLIGDIGLDQLYGGNGNDGLWGGEENDSLRGDAGDDQLYGENGNDYVSGGSGNDFIWGGAGIDTLRGDDGNDYIAADEGDDFVNGGNGDDDVRGGAGNDTVSGGEGNDQVIGDDGNDKLYGNNGDDRLWGGFGDDKVYGEAGNDQLNGEFGNDTLAGGDGNDILFGEDGEDTLSGDVGDDQLLGGNGNDVIAGGLGSDVIWGDAGNDTLNGDADNDFLMGGDGIDTLNGGAGNDSLSGEIGNDTLNGGDGDDTAWGGEGTDTLNGGIGNDQLIGDAGNDTLSGGDGSDYLWGADGIDKLFGDAGDDTLQGDGGNDSLDGGTGSDVLLGGDGNDSLTGGDGADQMTGETGNDSLYGGNDGDVLWGVEGEDRIFGDAGDDVLIGGVGNDTLTGGAGADTFSFGLEAGIDTIKDFNVAEDSIAFDRAAFGIADDAAIEDYLLFSASKTLPTPPDAGHGYFLVSTGAVWWDADGSGSEGAVALTRFATTTTDLTTSNFEFA
- a CDS encoding DMT family transporter, producing MPALPKPARNLASGDRPVQAILLMNLAVFLFTSMDSIIKHVSETYHYPTGELVFVRNLFAFLPLLSYMLLVERRLQFRTARPWGHVWRSLFGVSAMYFFFWSYKLLPLSEAIALGLSGPIFLTVLSVPLLGEKVGWRRWSAVIVGFVGVLIMTRPGSGVFDPAALVPLLASVFYALAMISIRRLADTEPPTTIVFYFTLFATVASLFTLPLGAVDPALRWHWPQFGPEIGLLVAIGIMGGIAQIALTTAFRRASVSVVAPFDYMALVYGFLLGSMLFDELPDRYLIIGGLVVVASGIYIIHRETTLARARRRQATPSLPVSQ